Proteins encoded within one genomic window of Bacillus marinisedimentorum:
- a CDS encoding TorD/DmsD family molecular chaperone, with product MQPALNTRQEALKELYLILAEFFKYPTKEFFEDLQGGTVEAEMNQWLEQAGIEHEPVKASLFPLTFTELKQMHIELFSGISTDPVLPVESIYKIWTADRTAEIPIAGEKGYLYGDSALHMRRLFDRYGLEIPDSYEAAPDHLTLLLEFLAYLIEINAGSGQILQYMDDHMDWLPDFQRALQNADESGPYVRIVTMLHNVAAIHRKHLEAV from the coding sequence ATGCAACCGGCTTTGAATACCAGGCAGGAAGCATTGAAAGAACTTTACTTAATCCTTGCGGAATTTTTCAAATATCCGACAAAAGAATTCTTTGAAGATTTGCAGGGAGGTACTGTAGAGGCGGAGATGAACCAGTGGCTGGAACAGGCAGGAATTGAACATGAGCCGGTGAAGGCGAGTTTATTCCCGCTTACATTTACTGAGTTGAAACAAATGCATATCGAATTGTTTTCCGGCATCAGCACGGATCCGGTATTACCGGTCGAGTCCATCTATAAAATCTGGACAGCCGACCGTACTGCCGAAATTCCGATTGCCGGCGAGAAGGGATACTTATATGGTGATTCAGCTTTGCATATGCGCCGGCTGTTTGATAGGTATGGCCTTGAAATCCCTGATTCGTATGAGGCGGCACCCGATCATTTGACACTGCTTCTTGAATTCCTTGCTTATTTGATCGAAATCAATGCAGGAAGCGGACAAATCCTGCAATATATGGATGATCATATGGACTGGCTCCCTGATTTTCAGCGGGCCCTGCAGAATGCTGATGAAAGCGGGCCCTATGTGCGAATTGTCACAATGCTTCATAATGTGGCAGCGATCCACCGGAAACACCTTGAAGCTGTGTAA